The following proteins are encoded in a genomic region of Channa argus isolate prfri chromosome 3, Channa argus male v1.0, whole genome shotgun sequence:
- the dla gene encoding delta-like protein A codes for MYLLTMGRVIPLTLAVMSMLLCQGLCSGVFELKLQEFLNKKGVQGNKNCCKGGLTSSFQQQCECKTFFRICLKHYQPNASPEPPCTYGGAVTPVLGSNSFQVPDAIPESSFTNPIRINFGFTWPGTFSLIIEALHADSKDDLSTENPDRVISTMATQRHLTVGEDWSQDLHTSGRTELKYSYRFVCDEHYYGDGCSVFCRPRDDAFGHFTCGERGEIVCDAGWKGQYCTEPICLPGCDEEHGFCEKPGECKCRVGFKGRYCDECIRYPGCLHGTCQQPWQCNCQEGWGGLFCNQDLNYCTHHKPCMNGATCSNTGQGSYTCSCRPGFTGASCEIQVNECAGNPCRNGGSCTDLENTYTCTCPHGFYGNNCELSAMTCADGPCSNGGRCADNPDGGYFCQCPTGYAGFNCEKKIDHCTSSPCSNGARCVDLVNSYLCQCPDGFTGANCDHTGDECSLYPCQNGGTCQEGPNGYTCTCPPGYTGRNCSSPISRCEHNPCHNGATCHERNNRYVCACVPGYGGRNCQFLLPEHDAIQGSEVPWMAVGSGVALVLLLLAGCAVLVGFFRSKVQRGGQIETVAEVETINNLTNNCHRSDRDLAGSVMLMPGVKNINKKMDFCSADPDEGSPPGRSSYKSRHPPADYNLVREVNNEQAAKEAMLEAACKDKCQSMDSFEFEEKRSKRLKCDASEKKAPEMSACADTKYKSVFVMSDEKDECIIATEV; via the exons atgtatttattgactATGGGGCGCGTCATCCCGCTGACTCTTGCCGTCATGTCCATGTTGCTGTGCCAG GGGCTTTGTTCGGGAGTTTTTGAGCTGAAGTTGCAGGAGTTCCTAAACAAGAAGGGAGTACAGGGCAACAAAAACTGCTGCAAAGGAGGCCTGACCTCGTCTTTCCAGCAGCAGTGCGAATGTAAAACCTTCTTTCGGATCTGTCTCAAGCACTACCAGCCCAACGCCTCCCCGGAGCCTCCGTGCACCTACGGCGGCGCGGTGACGCCCGTGCTCGGCTCCAACTCGTTCCAGGTCCCCGATGCCATCCCGGAGAGTTCATTCACTAACCCCATCAGGATTAACTTCGGCTTCACGTGGCCG GGGACCTTCTCGCTAATCATTGAGGCATTACACGCCGACTCCAAAGACGACCTCTCCACAG AGAACCCAGACCGCGTTATCAGCACCATGGCCACTCAGAGGCATCTAACTGTGGGAGAGGACTGGTCCCAGGACCTGCACACAAGCGGCAGGACGGAGCTCAAGTACTCATACCGGTTCGTCTGCGATGAGCACTACTACGGGGACGGCTGCTCGGTGTTCTGCCGGCCCAGAGACGACGCCTTCGGCCACTTCACCTGTGGAGAGCGCGGGGAGATCGTCTGCGACGCCGGGTGGAAGGGACAGTACTGCACCGAAC cAATTTGTCTGCCAGGCTGCGATGAAGAGCACGGCTTCTGTGAGAAACCCGGAGAATGCAA GTGCAGAGTGGGATTCAAAGGCCGCTACTGCGACGAGTGCATTCGTTACCCGGGCTGCCTCCACGGGACCTGCCAGCAGCCCTGGCAGTGCAACTGTCAGGAGGGCTGGGGGGGACTCTTCTGCAACCAAG ATCTCAACTACTGCACTCACCACAAGCCCTGCATGAATGGCGCCACTTGTAGCAACACTGGACAGGGCAGCTACACCTGTTCCTGCAGGCCCGGCTTCACTGGGGCCAGCTGTGAGATCCAGGTCAACGAATGTGCTGGCAACCCCTGCCGCAACGGAGGAAGCTGCACT gATTTGGAAAACACATATACCTGCACTTGCCCGCACGGTTTCTATGGCAACAACTGCGAGCTGAGTGCCATGACGTGTGCTGATGGGCCCTGCTCTAACGGTGGCCGCTGTGCTGACAACCCTGATGGAGGCTACTTCTGCCAGTGCCCCACAGGATACGCAGGGTTCAACTGCGAGAAGAAGATTGACCACTGCACCTCCAGCCCCTGCTCCAACG GTGCACGCTGTGTGGACCTTGTCAACTCGTACCTGTGTCAGTGTCCAGATGGTTTCACTGGCGCGAACTGCGATCACACTGGAGATGAGTGTTCACTTTATCCTTGCCAAAATGGGGGGACCTGTCAAGAGGGTCCTAATGGCTACACCTGCACCTGCCCGCCAGGATACACCGGACGCAACTGCAGCTCACCAATCAGCCGCTGCGAACACAACCCTTGCCACAACGGGGCCACTTGCCACGAGAGAAACAACCGCTACGTCTGCGCGTGCGTTCCTGGCTACGGCGGCCGCAACTGCCAGTTCCTGCTTCCAGAGCACGATGCCATCCAAGGGTCAGAGGTGCCGTGGATGGCTGTTGGGTCGGGTGTGGccctggtgctgctgctgctggcaggGTGTGCTGTGCTTGTTGGATTTTTCCGCTCCAAAGTCCAGCGTGGCGGTCAAATTGAGACGGTCGCTGAGGTAGAGACAATAAATAACCTGACCAACAACTGTCACCGCAGTGACAGAGACCTGGCGGGCAGTGTGATGCTGATGCCCGGCGTCAAAAACATCAACAAGAAGATGGACTTCTGCAGCGCTGACCCTGATGAAGGATCTCCACCGGGGAGGAGCAGCTACAAGAGTCGCCATCCACCTGCAGACTACAACCTCGTACGCGAGGTTAACAATGAGCAGGCGGCTAAAGAGGCCATGCTGGAAGCAGCCTGCAAGGACAAGTGCCAATCCATGGACTCGTTTGAGTTTGAGGAGAAACGCAGCAAACgtttaaaatg CGATGCATCAGAAAAGAAAGCCCCAGAAATGTCCGCATGTGCGGACACCAAGTACAAATCTGTGTTTGTCATGTCAGACGAGAAGGACGAATGTATAATTGCAACTGAG GTCTAG